One Paenibacillus sp. FSL H7-0737 DNA segment encodes these proteins:
- a CDS encoding carbohydrate ABC transporter permease: protein MSTVRALSPQTKGTKRRRKVEPVKIFSFITLVVTTFLMLLPLFFMVSTSLKSKREMLKFPPTFLPESWQWSNYTEIFDTLQFGTLYKNSLIIAGLSVVGTLISSALVAYGFARFRGRGNQIWFILLLSTMMLPYPAIMIPQFVLFSQMNWIDTFLPLIVPAFFGSAYNIFLLRQFFSTLPEELFDAGRIDGCGEIRMWATIALPLSKPALATVAIFAFIYNWNDLLTPVLYLSSSEKFTLPVGMASLTSSRFRIPPWHLLMVASVLAMVPIVTLFAVAQKQFVEGIVLTGIK from the coding sequence ATGAGTACAGTCAGAGCGCTAAGCCCCCAGACTAAAGGAACCAAACGCCGCCGGAAAGTGGAGCCTGTTAAGATTTTTAGCTTTATTACTTTAGTAGTTACAACATTTCTGATGCTGCTTCCTTTGTTCTTCATGGTCTCCACTTCACTTAAGTCCAAACGTGAGATGCTGAAGTTCCCACCCACCTTTCTTCCAGAGAGCTGGCAGTGGAGTAATTACACAGAAATATTTGATACCCTGCAGTTCGGTACGCTTTACAAAAATAGTTTAATTATTGCCGGCCTCAGCGTTGTAGGCACCTTGATTTCTTCAGCACTGGTCGCCTATGGATTCGCCAGATTCAGAGGTAGAGGGAATCAGATATGGTTCATCCTATTGTTGAGCACAATGATGTTGCCTTATCCAGCCATTATGATTCCGCAATTCGTACTCTTTTCGCAAATGAACTGGATCGACACCTTCCTACCCTTGATTGTGCCTGCTTTTTTCGGCTCAGCTTATAACATTTTCCTGCTGCGCCAATTCTTCTCCACGTTGCCTGAAGAGCTATTTGATGCCGGACGCATTGATGGATGCGGCGAAATACGGATGTGGGCTACTATAGCACTCCCACTCTCCAAACCCGCCCTTGCAACTGTAGCTATCTTTGCTTTTATCTACAACTGGAACGATCTGCTTACACCGGTGCTTTACCTAAGCTCGTCAGAGAAGTTCACGCTACCCGTCGGGATGGCTTCTCTCACCTCATCGAGATTCCGCATTCCACCTTGGCATTTGCTGATGGTCGCTTCGGTTCTAGCTATGGTTCCTATCGTAACGCTGTTTGCTGTAGCACAGAAACAGTTCGTCGAAGGGATTGTACTTACAGGGATTAAGTAA
- a CDS encoding ATP-grasp domain-containing protein, whose protein sequence is MTTRPYLKMIQHSVTTSGITFEEVTPNFVYRATDGLKSFVMVDAEIGLNNSASTIIAMSKSLTYDVLYKVNIPAVEHIYLPHPDSKFNNLNPYSLAERYFQTLNGVVVMKQDNGAQGNHVYKINEIADLHEKLDLLFSLQLNGAIGPYYEAEIEYRIVTFNHQARVFLGKKRVRSWKHNLINGAVAIEVSDQAKRAALAALASETSKAMGLDFCSVDILETDQGLRVIEVNHKVMLDEYCKQNPSEVPALSDLYQEVILQRFEKL, encoded by the coding sequence ATGACGACTAGACCTTACTTAAAAATGATCCAGCATTCTGTTACAACCTCAGGGATTACCTTTGAGGAAGTTACACCGAATTTCGTATATAGAGCTACGGATGGATTGAAATCATTTGTGATGGTAGACGCTGAGATCGGACTAAACAACAGTGCTTCTACGATCATTGCTATGAGTAAATCTCTAACTTATGACGTTTTGTATAAGGTGAATATCCCCGCGGTAGAACATATCTATTTGCCACATCCTGACTCCAAATTTAACAACTTGAATCCTTATTCATTGGCTGAACGTTATTTCCAAACGCTCAATGGGGTGGTAGTTATGAAGCAGGATAACGGGGCACAGGGAAATCATGTGTACAAAATTAATGAGATAGCCGATCTGCACGAAAAGCTGGATTTATTATTTTCTTTACAGCTTAATGGGGCAATAGGTCCCTATTATGAAGCGGAGATTGAGTATAGAATCGTAACTTTTAATCACCAGGCGCGTGTATTCCTTGGAAAAAAAAGAGTTCGCTCTTGGAAGCACAATTTGATTAACGGGGCTGTTGCTATTGAGGTTAGCGATCAGGCCAAACGAGCGGCGCTTGCGGCGCTTGCTTCCGAGACCTCTAAAGCGATGGGCCTTGATTTTTGCTCCGTGGATATTTTAGAGACAGATCAAGGCCTCAGGGTGATCGAAGTGAATCATAAGGTTATGCTAGATGAGTATTGTAAGCAGAATCCAAGTGAAGTGCCAGCGCTATCTGATCTTTATCAGGAAGTCATTCTCCAGCGCTTTGAGAAGCTATAA
- a CDS encoding carbohydrate ABC transporter permease has protein sequence MINRENRRQTFYMYLFISPWIIGFLVFALYPILSSLYFSFTDYDIIHPPKFIGLANYTEMFHNDLFWKSVVVTLRYTFIGVPIQLVLGLGFALLLHQTIPLRGFFRTAMYFPSMVSGVAMSLLWYWIFNPQIGLFNYILSWFGIHGPAWLMNPDTALYALIIMTFWTAGSGMILFLAGLQGVPASLIEAANLDGAGRFRIFLNITLPMISPVLLFQLIMGLIDSFQVFTQAFVMTQGGPNYSTWFYVYNLYTSAFKEYRAGYSSALAWVLLIVVMLCTALIMKLSNRYVHYEGGGRK, from the coding sequence ATGATCAATCGCGAGAACAGGCGGCAGACTTTCTACATGTATCTGTTCATTTCTCCTTGGATTATCGGCTTCCTAGTATTCGCCCTTTATCCTATCTTATCATCGCTTTACTTCAGCTTTACTGATTATGACATCATACACCCACCTAAGTTTATCGGGCTCGCTAACTACACAGAGATGTTTCACAATGACCTATTCTGGAAATCGGTGGTTGTCACGCTGAGATATACCTTCATCGGTGTACCTATCCAGCTTGTTCTCGGTCTTGGATTTGCGCTATTGCTTCACCAGACCATTCCCCTGCGCGGCTTTTTCCGAACGGCCATGTATTTTCCAAGCATGGTATCCGGCGTGGCCATGTCCCTCCTATGGTACTGGATCTTCAACCCGCAGATCGGGCTCTTCAATTACATCCTTTCCTGGTTCGGTATTCATGGACCGGCTTGGCTGATGAACCCCGACACTGCACTATATGCCTTGATCATCATGACGTTCTGGACAGCAGGCTCAGGAATGATTTTATTCCTCGCAGGTCTGCAAGGCGTACCAGCTAGCTTGATCGAAGCCGCTAACCTTGACGGTGCCGGACGCTTCAGAATTTTCTTGAACATTACCTTACCGATGATCTCTCCCGTGCTGCTTTTTCAACTAATTATGGGACTGATCGATTCCTTCCAAGTCTTTACCCAAGCTTTTGTTATGACTCAAGGAGGTCCAAATTACTCTACCTGGTTCTATGTCTATAATCTCTACACCAGTGCTTTCAAAGAATATCGTGCCGGTTATTCCTCAGCCTTGGCATGGGTGCTCCTCATCGTAGTTATGCTGTGCACCGCACTAATTATGAAATTGTCTAACCGTTATGTTCACTACGAAGGAGGCGGACGCAAATGA
- a CDS encoding bifunctional folylpolyglutamate synthase/dihydrofolate synthase encodes MEFTSQAQVEEMIYSSYLRAINNITETLDGQVRRPELTRELLELVGNPDRDQLYILVTGSKGKGSTSRFISSLLSHLGYKVGLFTSPHLVDFNERIRIDGRAISKEDFVRLGNVVREGFQTIEDQLAADEYQGPVGVGLAIATLYFKENHTDFNVIECGRGGRFDDTNVLKNNWAVITPIMEEHVANLGPDLNSITLHKLGIVKNKATNVYISKQKSSVLATIKANLTSNTVQYYEEQFWADSIAITPVGTTFNVQTNQAIYPSLTIPLLGQFQALNAATAVALCEDITSGPLNRELVLKCFAQLQWPGRCEVICHDPLTIIDGAIHKESAGYLAELIQLVNPDRSRAVTSIIGVPKDKDYPGVIEVMSSVSDQLIITKPDISHLSFPTDALHVAKRFIEQSYEFPYLEDALTHIQTRSSSEIIVIVGTQTFIGNAKRLFGQSLLDIGL; translated from the coding sequence GTGGAATTCACTTCACAAGCCCAGGTAGAAGAAATGATCTACAGCTCTTATCTAAGAGCCATTAACAACATCACAGAAACTTTGGATGGACAAGTTAGACGACCGGAATTAACCAGAGAATTGCTGGAACTAGTCGGAAATCCGGATCGAGATCAACTATACATACTAGTCACAGGCAGTAAAGGTAAGGGCTCCACCTCAAGGTTTATCTCTTCTTTGTTAAGTCACCTAGGCTATAAAGTGGGCTTGTTCACCTCCCCTCATCTGGTAGATTTCAACGAAAGAATACGGATTGACGGGCGGGCCATATCCAAAGAGGATTTTGTACGATTAGGAAATGTGGTTCGCGAGGGATTTCAAACGATTGAAGATCAGCTTGCCGCTGATGAGTATCAAGGTCCTGTTGGGGTGGGTCTGGCGATTGCGACGTTGTACTTCAAGGAGAATCATACCGATTTCAATGTAATTGAATGTGGAAGAGGCGGAAGGTTTGATGACACGAATGTCCTGAAGAATAATTGGGCTGTCATTACTCCGATTATGGAGGAACATGTAGCTAATTTGGGACCTGACCTGAACAGCATTACACTACATAAACTGGGTATCGTCAAAAACAAGGCTACTAACGTCTATATTAGCAAACAGAAATCGAGCGTACTTGCGACTATAAAAGCGAACCTCACTTCCAACACTGTCCAGTATTATGAGGAGCAGTTCTGGGCTGACTCTATTGCAATAACACCCGTTGGAACTACTTTTAATGTTCAGACAAATCAAGCAATTTACCCGTCCTTAACGATTCCGTTATTGGGGCAATTTCAAGCTCTAAATGCAGCCACTGCAGTCGCACTATGTGAGGATATTACAAGTGGTCCTCTGAATAGGGAACTCGTTCTCAAATGCTTTGCACAATTGCAATGGCCGGGTCGCTGTGAAGTGATCTGCCATGATCCATTAACGATAATTGACGGAGCAATTCATAAAGAGTCGGCAGGCTATTTGGCTGAGCTTATTCAACTGGTGAATCCTGACCGCAGCCGAGCTGTAACTTCAATTATCGGTGTCCCTAAAGATAAAGATTACCCAGGGGTTATCGAAGTGATGAGTTCGGTCTCGGATCAATTAATCATCACAAAGCCCGATATTAGTCATCTTTCTTTTCCTACAGATGCACTCCATGTTGCCAAACGTTTTATCGAACAAAGTTACGAGTTCCCCTATTTAGAGGACGCTCTAACGCACATACAAACTCGCTCGTCTTCCGAGATTATTGTAATTGTCGGCACGCAAACCTTTATCGGAAATGCCAAAAGATTATTCGGGCAATCGCTGCTCGATATCGGCTTATAG
- a CDS encoding LacI family DNA-binding transcriptional regulator, with protein MERLTIIDIAKLCGVGVTTVSRAINNHPDINEETKAMVMKVIKENHYVPNNSARNLKRSDSKTIAVLIKGISNPFFSPMIKVFEKEIQRKKYSFILQRVDENQDEIEVAIELEKEKRLKGIVFLGGLFSHSQEKLQQLTVPFVLSTIGMTEEFDLSNYSSVSVDDFNESYKIVDYLCNLGHEKIAVITAPEDDVSIGKLRYEGYKKALSDHGIAYNERLVRRMKENIDSYSMENGYAVTKELLESGEEFTAIFTLSDSMAIGACKAIFEAGKRVPEDYSVAGYDGLDISFYYNPSITTIKQPVVEIAEASIKILFDLINKKVNHAHQIFPAELIVRESTRSIL; from the coding sequence ATGGAGAGATTGACTATCATAGATATCGCCAAATTATGTGGGGTTGGCGTGACTACAGTATCTAGAGCTATAAATAATCATCCGGATATTAATGAAGAAACAAAAGCGATGGTTATGAAGGTCATCAAAGAAAACCATTATGTACCGAATAACAGTGCCAGAAATTTAAAACGTTCCGATTCGAAAACGATTGCAGTATTGATCAAAGGGATATCAAATCCATTTTTCAGCCCGATGATTAAAGTATTTGAAAAAGAGATCCAGCGAAAGAAGTACTCCTTTATCCTACAGCGAGTCGATGAGAATCAAGATGAGATCGAAGTGGCAATTGAGCTGGAGAAAGAAAAGCGCCTGAAGGGAATTGTGTTCCTGGGGGGATTATTCTCACACTCTCAAGAAAAATTACAGCAATTGACGGTTCCATTTGTCCTCAGCACGATTGGGATGACGGAAGAGTTTGATCTAAGTAACTATTCCTCCGTATCTGTAGATGACTTTAATGAGAGCTATAAAATTGTAGACTATTTATGTAATCTGGGACATGAAAAAATAGCAGTTATTACCGCGCCTGAAGATGATGTGAGTATCGGTAAATTAAGATATGAAGGATATAAAAAGGCTCTTTCTGATCATGGAATAGCTTATAATGAACGGCTAGTACGGCGGATGAAAGAGAATATTGACAGCTATAGTATGGAAAATGGATATGCGGTTACAAAAGAGTTGCTAGAGTCAGGGGAAGAGTTTACTGCTATTTTCACCTTGTCAGATAGTATGGCCATCGGTGCTTGTAAAGCCATATTTGAAGCAGGCAAGCGAGTTCCTGAAGATTACTCTGTGGCAGGTTATGACGGACTGGATATTTCCTTCTATTATAATCCTTCTATTACTACCATCAAACAGCCAGTAGTAGAAATTGCGGAAGCGTCGATTAAGATTTTGTTTGATCTCATTAATAAGAAGGTAAATCATGCGCATCAGATTTTCCCTGCAGAATTAATCGTTAGAGAATCTACGAGATCTATATTGTAG
- a CDS encoding carbohydrate ABC transporter permease, which produces MEKSIRKYFALFALPTIIAFGIAFVVPFLLGIYLSFTEFTTVNDAKWIGFGNYIKAFSNQEFLNALGFTVKFTVLSVLTINVFAFILAMLLTRKLKGTNVFRTIFFMPNLIGGIVLGYIWQLIFNGILYKFGVTLTSDATYGFWGLIILMNWQLIGYMMIIYVAGIQNVPKDIVEAARIDGASRSKILRNVTIPLVMPSITICLFLTLSNSFKLFDQNLALTAGAPSKQTSMLALDIYNTFYGKTGWEGVGQAKAVVFFALVALIALVQLVITRRKEVEN; this is translated from the coding sequence ATGGAAAAATCGATAAGAAAATATTTTGCTCTTTTTGCATTACCGACCATAATAGCCTTTGGGATCGCATTTGTTGTACCTTTTCTGCTAGGTATATATTTATCCTTTACAGAGTTTACTACCGTTAATGATGCAAAATGGATAGGGTTTGGCAATTACATTAAAGCATTTTCAAATCAAGAATTTCTAAATGCACTAGGCTTTACTGTTAAGTTTACAGTTCTATCTGTTCTTACGATTAATGTATTCGCCTTCATACTGGCGATGTTGTTAACTAGAAAGCTAAAAGGGACTAACGTATTTAGAACTATTTTTTTCATGCCTAACTTGATAGGCGGTATCGTATTAGGGTATATCTGGCAGCTGATCTTTAATGGGATTCTGTATAAATTTGGAGTTACTTTGACCTCTGACGCAACTTATGGATTTTGGGGATTAATCATCCTTATGAATTGGCAATTGATAGGTTACATGATGATTATCTATGTTGCAGGTATTCAAAATGTGCCTAAGGATATAGTAGAAGCCGCAAGAATTGATGGAGCTTCACGTTCAAAGATTTTACGTAATGTGACGATTCCACTCGTAATGCCATCCATTACCATTTGTTTATTCTTAACGTTATCGAATTCATTCAAATTGTTTGACCAAAACCTAGCGTTGACCGCTGGTGCTCCTTCTAAGCAGACCTCGATGTTAGCACTGGATATCTACAATACCTTCTACGGAAAAACAGGATGGGAAGGTGTTGGTCAAGCGAAAGCCGTCGTATTCTTTGCACTGGTAGCCTTAATCGCCTTAGTACAACTTGTCATTACTAGAAGAAAGGAGGTTGAGAACTAA
- a CDS encoding carbohydrate ABC transporter permease has translation MQQTRAKDYSIFTILLVLAIAFLSPIFIVLMNSFKGKFYISDTPFLFPNGTTFVGLKNYTSGIAKIDFFSAFGMSLFITVCSVAVIVLFTSMTAWYITRVKSKFTNLMYYAFVFSMIVPFQMVMFTMTKTANVLHLDNPIGIILIYLGFGSGLSVFMFSGFVKSIPLEVEEAVMIDGCNPPQAFFKVVLPILKPIAVTVAILNVMWVWNDFLLPDLLIGTEYKTIPIAIQYLKGGYGSIDMGAMMAMLVLAIVPIIIFYLTCQKYIIEGVVAGAVKG, from the coding sequence ATGCAACAGACTAGAGCAAAAGACTATTCCATATTCACTATTTTGTTGGTCTTGGCCATTGCGTTCTTATCTCCGATCTTTATTGTTCTGATGAACTCCTTTAAAGGTAAGTTCTACATTAGTGATACACCTTTCTTATTCCCTAATGGAACTACTTTTGTTGGTTTGAAGAACTATACTAGCGGTATAGCGAAGATTGATTTCTTCAGTGCTTTTGGAATGTCCTTGTTTATCACGGTGTGTTCGGTTGCTGTAATCGTGTTATTCACTTCCATGACCGCATGGTATATTACTCGGGTGAAATCAAAATTCACGAACTTGATGTATTACGCATTTGTGTTCTCGATGATCGTACCGTTCCAAATGGTTATGTTCACAATGACTAAGACAGCCAATGTACTGCATCTCGACAATCCGATTGGGATAATCTTGATCTATCTGGGATTTGGATCAGGGCTATCGGTATTTATGTTTAGTGGATTTGTGAAGTCCATCCCACTGGAGGTTGAAGAGGCGGTTATGATTGATGGATGTAATCCACCGCAGGCGTTCTTTAAAGTGGTATTGCCCATCCTTAAGCCTATAGCTGTAACCGTAGCGATCCTTAATGTAATGTGGGTATGGAATGACTTCCTGTTGCCCGACCTACTGATCGGTACTGAATACAAAACCATTCCTATTGCGATACAGTACCTAAAAGGTGGATACGGATCGATTGATATGGGAGCTATGATGGCGATGCTAGTTCTAGCTATTGTACCCATCATCATTTTCTACCTCACCTGCCAAAAATATATTATCGAAGGTGTCGTTGCAGGAGCCGTTAAGGGTTAA
- a CDS encoding GerAB/ArcD/ProY family transporter — MLEKGKLSTRQLTILVMLLTIGDSILVIPPSTTHYARQNAWISTLIGMVIGLLAIYMYSRFIKLYPKLTLIEAIQKAFGKWLGTVLSLMTLMFFLIVTVGSMREVSDFVIAEMLPGTPIPPILTLFILIVIMATRLGIEVLGRTGEIFTPMIIILFLILTVAIVPQMDIVRILPILEDGIKPVLRGSISITAYTFLEPVVFLMVLPYVSQQQKITKGLLLGCLLGGTIIFLTLTVSILVLGPDLTTRDIYPSYNIARRISIGGFFERVEALIALQWMLTLFIKVTLFFYAFILGLSQLLKLKEYRVLTLPTGLILVSLAPIIAPNFTYYNTVFDNYWVYYVITFGLVLPLVLLGVAMFRRALSKDLKSQN; from the coding sequence ATGCTCGAAAAAGGTAAACTAAGTACTCGTCAGCTAACCATATTGGTTATGCTTCTTACCATCGGGGATTCCATTCTCGTAATCCCCCCTTCCACTACACACTACGCCAGACAAAATGCTTGGATTTCCACTTTAATTGGGATGGTAATAGGTTTGCTAGCCATCTATATGTACAGTAGGTTCATAAAGTTATATCCCAAATTAACGCTTATTGAGGCTATTCAAAAGGCTTTTGGAAAATGGCTAGGTACGGTTCTATCGCTTATGACTTTAATGTTTTTTCTTATCGTTACCGTTGGAAGTATGCGTGAGGTCAGTGATTTTGTGATTGCAGAAATGTTGCCAGGAACCCCTATTCCGCCCATTTTAACCCTATTTATACTTATCGTGATTATGGCAACGCGACTTGGTATTGAGGTCTTAGGACGAACTGGTGAGATCTTTACTCCAATGATTATAATCCTATTCCTGATCCTGACGGTTGCCATTGTTCCTCAGATGGATATTGTCAGAATCCTGCCCATTTTGGAGGACGGAATAAAACCAGTACTGAGAGGATCTATCTCCATTACGGCTTACACCTTTTTAGAACCGGTTGTCTTTCTAATGGTACTCCCTTATGTAAGCCAACAACAGAAGATAACAAAAGGCTTACTACTGGGCTGTTTACTAGGTGGTACTATCATCTTCCTGACACTGACTGTTTCCATATTAGTGCTAGGTCCGGATCTGACGACCAGAGATATATATCCCAGCTACAACATAGCAAGACGTATATCCATTGGTGGGTTTTTCGAGCGGGTGGAAGCCCTGATAGCTCTACAGTGGATGTTAACCCTATTTATAAAAGTAACTTTGTTCTTCTATGCTTTCATTCTGGGTTTATCCCAATTATTAAAATTAAAAGAGTATCGCGTGTTAACCTTACCCACAGGGTTGATTTTGGTGTCACTAGCGCCTATTATTGCCCCCAATTTCACATATTACAACACAGTTTTCGATAATTATTGGGTGTATTATGTTATAACCTTCGGGTTAGTTCTACCCTTGGTGTTGTTAGGTGTGGCAATGTTTCGAAGAGCACTGAGTAAGGACTTGAAATCTCAAAACTAA
- a CDS encoding ABC transporter substrate-binding protein, producing MKNIKKYLGLMLVMSMVVVLAAGCGNKENNTATDGGNASSGKNGSVYFLNFKPEIAEIYEKIAKDYEAETGVKVKVVTAAAGTYETKLKSEISKSDAPTIFQINGPVGFQAWKDYTLDLKDTKLYSYLSDKSLAVTEGEGVYGIPYVVEGYGIIYNDAIMKKYFALADKAVSISSTTEINNFETLKAVVEDMTAKKDQLGIKGVFASTSLAAGEQWRWQTHLANLPLYYEFKDNTEFDNTVLAGLASKEVEFKYNDKFKNIFDLYIKNSVTKESLLGSKSVADSMAEFALGNAAMVQNGNWAWSQINDVDGNVVKAEDIKFLPIYTGMEGEEKQGLAVGTENYLAINSKASAENQQASIAFLEWLFSSEKGKAYVTNDLGFIAPFNTFEDSEKPADPLAKEVSAWMEKDLTSVAWTFAAFPSEEFKNVFGDALLQYAQGNKTWDEVVTIFKDTWKAEKAK from the coding sequence ATGAAGAATATTAAAAAATATCTAGGGCTCATGTTGGTAATGTCTATGGTTGTAGTCTTGGCAGCAGGGTGTGGGAATAAAGAGAACAATACAGCAACCGATGGTGGAAACGCTTCATCTGGTAAAAATGGATCGGTTTACTTTTTAAACTTCAAGCCTGAAATTGCAGAAATATATGAAAAAATCGCTAAGGATTATGAAGCGGAGACAGGCGTTAAAGTAAAAGTCGTAACAGCTGCAGCAGGTACTTACGAAACCAAATTGAAATCCGAAATTTCTAAGTCCGATGCACCTACGATCTTCCAAATTAATGGACCTGTTGGTTTCCAAGCGTGGAAAGATTACACCTTGGATTTGAAAGATACTAAGCTATACAGCTACTTGTCCGACAAAAGCTTGGCTGTAACTGAAGGCGAAGGCGTGTATGGTATCCCTTACGTAGTTGAAGGATACGGTATTATCTACAACGACGCCATTATGAAGAAATACTTCGCTTTAGCTGACAAAGCTGTTTCGATCTCTTCCACAACTGAAATCAATAATTTCGAGACTTTGAAAGCAGTAGTAGAAGATATGACCGCTAAAAAAGATCAACTGGGTATCAAAGGCGTATTCGCCTCGACTTCCCTCGCTGCGGGTGAACAATGGAGATGGCAGACTCACTTGGCTAACTTGCCACTGTACTATGAATTCAAAGACAACACTGAGTTTGATAACACAGTTCTTGCCGGTCTAGCTTCTAAGGAAGTTGAATTCAAATATAACGATAAATTCAAAAACATCTTTGATCTTTACATCAAAAACTCTGTGACTAAAGAATCCCTTCTGGGTAGTAAATCTGTAGCGGACTCCATGGCTGAATTCGCACTGGGTAACGCAGCGATGGTTCAAAACGGTAACTGGGCTTGGTCACAAATCAATGATGTAGATGGTAACGTAGTTAAAGCTGAAGACATCAAATTCTTGCCTATCTACACAGGTATGGAAGGCGAAGAAAAACAAGGTCTAGCTGTAGGTACAGAAAACTATTTGGCAATCAACAGCAAAGCCTCTGCTGAGAACCAACAAGCTTCTATCGCATTCTTGGAATGGCTGTTCTCCAGTGAAAAAGGTAAAGCTTATGTAACGAACGACTTAGGTTTTATCGCTCCATTCAACACGTTTGAAGACAGCGAAAAACCAGCAGATCCACTTGCTAAAGAAGTATCCGCTTGGATGGAAAAAGATCTGACTTCCGTAGCTTGGACATTTGCGGCATTCCCAAGTGAAGAGTTCAAAAATGTCTTTGGTGATGCGCTCTTGCAATATGCTCAAGGCAATAAAACCTGGGATGAAGTTGTAACCATCTTTAAGGACACTTGGAAGGCTGAAAAGGCAAAATAA
- a CDS encoding Ger(x)C family spore germination protein: protein MKRRALLLCVVILIQLFVTGCWSRRELNDLAIAVGIGIDKIGDQYQVSAQVVLPSQIAGSKGGSPQSPVNLYKATGNTVYEALRKITTLSPRKIYISHLRILVLGEDLAKEGISSVLDFMSRDTDTRNDYFIVVAKDTKAEDTLKILTSLEKIPAVRLFSSLETSEKQWAPTSTVTLGTLITELVSKGKNPVLTGVVINGNVDVGQTQKNVETVDSPTELKYSGLAVFKEDKLIGWLNPEESKVYNYLTNKVKSTVFYIQCPEGKKVSLDVFEAHSKIKGSMHNDNPEISIEQHIESDIGEVQCRNLDLTNPKTITELEQIANQKVVHLFETTIKKVQQEFKSDIFGFGEVIHRSNPQAWKKLKDNWDQTFVNLPVSVKTDIKIRQLGKVTNSFLEEMK from the coding sequence ATGAAACGAAGAGCACTTCTGCTGTGTGTAGTTATACTTATACAACTATTCGTAACAGGCTGCTGGAGTCGCCGGGAATTAAACGATCTTGCGATTGCTGTAGGAATCGGAATCGACAAAATCGGAGATCAATATCAAGTTTCTGCTCAAGTCGTATTACCCAGTCAAATCGCAGGCTCAAAGGGTGGTTCTCCTCAATCACCCGTAAACCTTTATAAAGCAACCGGAAATACCGTATATGAAGCTCTTAGGAAAATCACGACCCTTAGTCCACGTAAAATTTACATCTCTCATCTGCGAATCTTGGTCCTCGGCGAAGATTTGGCTAAAGAGGGAATCAGCAGTGTTCTTGATTTCATGTCAAGAGATACCGATACGCGAAACGATTACTTTATTGTGGTGGCAAAGGATACCAAAGCAGAAGACACTCTGAAAATATTAACCAGCCTTGAAAAGATTCCTGCTGTGCGATTGTTTTCTAGTCTGGAAACATCGGAGAAGCAATGGGCACCCACCTCTACTGTGACATTAGGAACACTAATTACAGAACTTGTGAGTAAGGGTAAGAATCCAGTCTTAACAGGGGTTGTCATCAATGGAAATGTAGATGTAGGACAAACCCAGAAGAATGTTGAAACGGTAGACTCTCCAACAGAATTGAAATACTCCGGATTGGCTGTATTCAAAGAGGACAAATTAATTGGTTGGCTAAATCCAGAGGAATCAAAAGTGTATAACTATTTAACCAATAAGGTAAAGAGCACCGTTTTCTATATCCAATGTCCCGAAGGAAAAAAGGTTTCGCTTGATGTATTTGAAGCCCATTCCAAAATAAAAGGCAGCATGCATAATGACAACCCAGAAATCAGTATTGAGCAACATATAGAATCAGATATAGGAGAGGTTCAATGTAGAAATCTAGACCTGACCAATCCAAAGACCATCACCGAATTAGAACAAATCGCTAACCAGAAAGTAGTACATTTATTCGAAACTACGATTAAAAAAGTACAACAAGAATTCAAATCCGATATTTTTGGCTTCGGTGAGGTCATACATCGCTCAAACCCACAGGCATGGAAGAAACTGAAAGACAATTGGGATCAAACCTTTGTAAACCTGCCTGTAAGCGTAAAGACGGACATTAAGATTCGACAATTAGGGAAAGTGACTAACTCTTTCTTAGAAGAGATGAAGTGA